The proteins below come from a single Aegilops tauschii subsp. strangulata cultivar AL8/78 chromosome 6, Aet v6.0, whole genome shotgun sequence genomic window:
- the LOC141026266 gene encoding uncharacterized protein, giving the protein MALVPHGGGAGGSASMAMPMLTVDNYTVWAIKAQAILDVHTVWEAVAPGDAAANARKDKMARALLLGALPEDVLLQVSTKLTAREVWDSLKVRFVGADRVCAARLATPRGEFDSLNMADDKELDVYGGRLAAMAARYANLGETLGDAALVKKLLDTVPDRLFPVVAGIEQFHDVTTMAFDEALGRLRAFDERVRRRGQDGGERGGEQLLMTAAQWAARERRDGGARDDDDGRSVASGNGGNRRGRCYGCGERGHFKRECPKLRRAPAASMQCWRTSASRMADSSERWLRGRSVGQ; this is encoded by the coding sequence ATGGCGCTCGTCCCTCATGGCGGAGGCGCGGGCGGATCGGCGTCGATGGCGATGCCGATGCTCACGGTGGACAACTACACCGTCTGGGCGATAAAGGCGCAGGCCATCCTCGACGTGCACACCGTGTGGGAGGCGGTGGCGCCGGGAGATGCGGCGGCGAACGCGCGAAAGGACAAGATGGCGCGCGCGTTGCTGCTCGGAGCGCTACCGGAAGACGTGTTGCTGCAGGTGTCGACGAAGCTCACCGCAAGGGAGGTATGGGACTCCTTGAAGGTGAGGTTTGTCGGCGCCGATCGGGTCTGCGCGGCGAGGCTGGCGACGCCGCGCGGCGAATTCGACAGCCTAAATATGGCGGACGACAAGGAGCTCGACGTGTATGGCGGGAGGCtcgcggcgatggcggcgaggtATGCCAACCTCGGGGAGACGCTGGGCGACGCGGCGCTCGTCAAGAAGTTGCTGGATACGGTGCCGGATCGCCTCTTCCCCGTCGTCGCGGGCATCGAGCAGTTCCACGACGTGACGACGATGGCGTTCGACGAGGCGCTCGGGCGGCTACGCGCGTTCGACGAGCGTGTTCGGCGCCGTGGACAAgacggcggcgagcgcggcggGGAGCAGCTTCTCATGACGGCGGCGCAGTGGGCAGCGCGGGAGCGTCGGGACGGCGGAGCTCGGGACGACGACGACGGCCGGAGCGTGGCGTCGGGCAATGGCGGCAACCGGCGCGGTCGCTGCTACGGCTGCGGCGAGCGCGGCCACTTCAAGAGGGAATGCCCCAAGCTGCGGAGGGCACCGGCGGCGAGCATGCAATGTTGGCGGACGTCGGCGTCAAGGATGGCGGACTCCTCTGAGCGGTGGCTTAGGGGGAGAAGTGTAGGGCAATAA